The nucleotide window GATGAAGGGGCGCCGCACCGAGATCAACTATCTCAACGGCTACGTCTCGGAGCAGGGCAGGCAGGTCGGCGTCAAGACGCCCTTCAACGACAAGATCGTCGAGCTGGTCAACGCCCCCGGCGTCGGCCTCCTCAAGCCCGATCCGAAGAACCTCGACCCCCTCTGGGCCCTGGTGCCGCAGTAGGCGCCTGCGTTTCGCAGGGCCTTCGCCCGAGTCCGGGCGGCGTGTGGGGATGGAAGCCGACTGCGATCGAGACGATGGATGGAAGAATCCCGGAAGCTCAAGGAGGATCTCGTGACGGCACGCGAGTTGATGACTGAGAATCCCGCGACATTGACCGCCCAGGCCAGCCTCGCTGAGGCCTGGGATCTGATGCGAGAGCTGGAGATCCGCCATGTGCCGGTCATCCAGGACGGCGCGCTCGTCGGCATGCTGAGCGATCGTGATCTCGCCCGCGTGGATATCGCCAGCCTGCTCATGGCAGAAGGCGCGGGCGCGGCCGGCCAGGATCTCGGCACGCCCATCGCCGGCCTCATGAGCACGGACGTGATTTTTGTGCAGCCGGAGACCGAGCTGAGCGATGTCATAGATCTCTTGGTCGAGTCCAGGGTCGGCGCGCTCCCGGTGATCGATCCGGACACTCGGGCCGTGGTGGGCATCGTCAGCTACATCGACGTCCTTCGGGCTCTGCGAGACCAACTCGAGGAGCAGTAAGCGCCTTGGGGATCAGGTCTTGAAATCACATGAACCCACGTGTGGCCTCACTGATGTCATGAGAACGGTCTCGCGCTGTTGCTATGCTCGCCATGGGCGACAGCGCTCCCAGAAAGGGGGCCGACGCCATGACATTCGTGGGATGCGACCTGCACACGCGCATGCAGCAGGTGGCCGTGCTGGGAGCGTAGATAACATAAACCCGTTCTCAGACATGGCCCGCCTCGCCCGAGGGTCCTCCCTCGGGGCCTGCCTTGTCACAGGACCCGATCTGGTTGCCCCACGCCCCTATAGTCCACGATCCGCAGACAACCTGCGAGAGGACCGAGTGATAGACCGTCGCACGTTTCTGGCTGGCACGGGTGCGGTGCTCCTTGCTGCGCCGCTCGGCGCCGAGGTGCAGCAGGCGGGGAAGGTGTGGCGCATCGGCTACTGACAAGGTAGGGCCCGAGGGAGGACCCTCGGGCGAGGCGGGCCATGACTGACAATGGGTTTTATGCTATCGGCTCTTCCGGGTTTCGTGTGGGTCGGTCCTACCTGTTGTGGTCGGGCTCATCGTTCCGAGCCCCTGATTTCTCTAGTGTTGAGGCGCTCGTCTAGCGCCAGCCCCTTGGAGCCGCCGCACTCATGGTCACGTCGCCGTGCTCGTTTCCCCGCGTCAGTACAGGCCGGGGCCGCCGCCGACCGCCGCAGACAGCTGACCGCCTGCCGGCCCCGGGACACGCAGAACCGTTGATCGCTACAGCTTGGGGTCACCCACACAGAACCCGGAAGAGCCATGCTATCTACGCTCCGCCGGCCCAAAAGAGCCGGACCCTGGCCCAGCGGGTTCGCTACAATCGAGCCGCAGCCATGCAGGGCACCCGGGGCGAGCTGACTGGCGACCTATCGGTTTCGCGCAGCCTCACTAAGTCCCAAAGGCGCTGAAGACGGACAGCTCCGGGGCCGGCGGCTCGACGACGCTGGGGTCTGTCAGAGGGTCCTGGATGCCCGCTGCATGGGGCCGCGTGATGCGAACTGGCGTTAATGTTTCCTATGGGCTGAGGTGGTGACGGACTTCCTTCGGTTCCGCGAGCGTGGTATCATCCCCGTCGCCGAGCCCGTCCATCATCCAGAGGGAGAATCCGTCATGAGTCTGCGCAGTCGTTTCGAGCGGCAATTCGCGAGCTCCGAGAAGCTCTCCGCTCGCGCGCAAGCGGTGATCCCCGGCGGCATCACCCACGACGGCCGGTTCATGCGGCCGTTCCCGCCGTACTTCTCGCGAGCCCTCGGCTCGAGGAAGTGGGACGTCGACGGGCGCGAGTACATCGACTACTGGATGGGGCACGGCGCGCTGATCCTGGGCCACGGATATCCCGCCGTCGTCAAGGCACTGCGCGACCACGCCGAGCTGGGCCTGCACTACGGCGGCTGTCATGAATTCGAAGTGCAGTGGGCCGAGCTGGTCTGCCGCCTCGTGCCCTGTGCGGACCAGGTCCGGTTCACCAATTCGGGATCGGAGGCGGTCCACCTGGCGACGCGCCTGGCGCGCGCCTTCACCGGCCGCAGCAAGATCGTGAAGTTCGCCGGCCACTTCCACGGCTGGCACGACACGCTCATGCTCGGCGTCGACCTTCCCTTCGACACGCCGCCGACGATCGGGCTCCCGGAGATGACGCCGCAGGAGGTGTTGCTGTGCCCGCAGGGAGATGCCGACGCGTTCGCCGCGCTCCTGGCCCGTGACGATATCGCCGGCGTGATCTTGGAGCCGTCGGGCGCGTCGTTCGGCACGATCCCGATCCGTCCCGCGTTCGTCAAGCAGGTGCGCCAGATGACGACCGAGCGCCGGATCCCGCTGATCTTCGACGAGGTCGTGACGGGGTTCCGGTACGCCGTCGGCGGCGCGCAGCAGTACTACGGCGTCACGCCGGAGCTGGCCGCGTTCGGCAAGATCGTCTCCGGTGGCCTCACGGCCGGCGCCGTCGCCGGACGCGCCGACATCATGGGCCAACTGGCGTACACCGCGGACGCCGAGCGGAACCGGTACCGTCGCGTCGCTCACCGCGGGACCTTCAGCGCCAGCCCCATCGTGGCCGCCGCCGGCATCGCGACCCTTGAGGCCATCGCCGACGGCACCGCCATCGCGCAGGCGGCCGCCCGCGGAGCTGCGCTGCGGGAGGCGCTCAACGCGACCATCGATCGGCACGGACTGCCGATGGCCGCCTACGGCGACGTGTCGAGCTTCCACCTCTGCCTGGATCATCACGGCGTGGTGGCGTCGGCCAAGCAGTTCGACGCGTTCGCCGTGGATGCCGCGATCCTCAAGGGCGCGAAGACGGAGACCGTGCACGCCTTCCGCATGGCCATGCTGCTCAACGGTGTCGACACCATGCGCCAGTCCGGACTCCTGTCATCGGCGCACACCGGCTCGGATGTCGAGCGGACCGTGACGGCCTTCGATCAGGCGCTCACCGATCTCCAGAACGAACGTCTCATCGGATAGCTGAGGAGGCCGACCATGCCGACCGATTGCCGGTGGTTCTCGCGGGTCCCCGCTCTTGCCGCCCTCGTCGCCCTCGCCGGCGCGCTGCTGCTGCCGCCCGCCGGCGAGACGCAGTCCACGCTCGGAGAAATCAAGAAGCGCGACAAGATGATCGTGGGCGTGAAGACCGATTTCCCGCCCTTCGGCTCCGTCGACGCCTCGGGCAAGAACACCGGGTTCGACATCGACGTCGCCTACGAGCTGGGCAAGGCGATGCTCGGCAACCCCAGCAAGGTCGAGCTCGTGTCCGTCACCTCCGGCAACCGCATCCCGTATCTCCAGTCGGGGAAGATCGACATCATCGTCGCCACCGTCACCATCAACGACGAGCGCAAGAAGGTGGTCGAATTCTCCGAGCCCTACTTCCTGTCCGGCGCCCTGATCCTCGTCCCCAAGGCGAGCCCCATCAACGACGTGAAGGACCTCAACGGCAAGAAGGCGGCGATCATCCAGGGCGCCATCACCGACGCCGACCTCGCCGAGCTGGCGCCGCAGGCCACGCGGCTGAAGTACGGCAAGGTCACGGAGGCCGTGCTGGCCGTGAAGGCCGGCCACGCCGACGCGTTCGTCCAGGACGACATCCTCATCCTGAAGCTCGCCAAGGAGAATCCTGACATGCGGGCCGCCGGCAAGCCGTTCTACCCGCGCGGGTACGGCATCGCGGTCAGGAAGGGCGACGTGGAGTTCATCAATTGGGTGAACACGCAGCTCAAGCGGATGCGCGCGGACGGCACGTACGAGCGCATCTGGAAGAAGCACCTCACGGAGTTCGAAGCGAGCCTCGTGAAGCCGTAAGACCGCACGGCATGCCGGGAGCGCGTCGCCGGTGAAGGCCTACGAGTTCCACTTCGTCGAGGTCTGGAAGGCGCTGCCTTATCTCACGGAGGGGGCGGCGCTCACCATCGGCATCTCCTTCTTGGCCATGCTGCTCGGCCTGGTCGTCGGGCTCGCCCTCGCCCTGACATCGCAGGGATCCCTTCGCGTCGGCCGGTGGGCCGTCAGCGTCTACGTCGAGATCTTCAGAAACACGCCGCTCCTGATTCAGATCTTCTTCATCTACTTCGGCCTGCCGCTCGTCCTCGTGAAGCTGCCGGCCTTCGCCTCGGGACTCCTGGCGCTGACGCTGTACAGCGCGGCCTACAACGCGGAAGTCTTCCGCGCCGGTCTAGAGGCGGTGCCGCGCGGCCAGCGCGAGGCGGCGCGGTCCACGGGCCTGACCGTCTGGCAGGAGGCGCGGCACGTCATCGTCCCGCAGGCGTTGCGGATCTCCTTCCCCGCGCTCGGCAACAACCTCGTCTCGCTGGTGAAGAACTCCTCGCTCGTCTCCGCCATCGGGATGGTGGAGCTGATGTTCGTCGCCAACGACATCTCGTTCAACAACTTCCGCTCGTTCGAAGTCTACGGCGCCGCCGTCGTCTACTACATGGTCATCATTCTCCTGCTCTCGCGGGGCCTCGCGCTCGTGGAGCATCGCCTACAGAAGTCCCTCGCCTGACATGCGCTGGCAGGTCATCCTCCAGAGTCTTCCCTACCTGCTCGAGGGCGTGCGGGCGACGCTCCTGCTGTCGGGCACGGTCCTCGTGACCGGCACCGTGCTCGGTCTGACGTGGGGCCTCCTGCGGGTCTTTCCCGTGATCGCGCTCCAGCGGTTCATGACGGGCGTGGTGGAAGGCGTGCGCTCGGTGCCGCTCCTGCTCCAGATGTTCTTCATCTTCTTCGGGCTGCCGGCGCTCGGCGTCCAGACCCCGGTCTTTCTGTCCGCGGTGCTCGCGATGACGCTGTGGATGGGCGCGAATCTCGCCGAGGTCATCCGCGGCGCGATCGAATCGATCCCGCGCGGCCAGCTCGAGGCGGGGGTGTCGACCGGCCTCACGTACGCGCAGGCGATGCGGTCCATCATCCTGCCGCAGGCGCTGCGGCGCATGCTGCCGCCGTTCGTCGGCCTCTGCACCATCCTGATCAAGGACACGTCGATCGCCGCGATCATCGGCGTCTTCGAGCTGACGCGGGCGGCGCAAGAGACGATCGAGCGGACGTTCAGGACCTTCGAGCTCTACTTCGTCGTGCTCGTGATGTATTTCCTCATCTGCTTTCCGCTCACGTCGCTCTCCCGGTCGCTCGAGCGCCGTCTCGGCGGGCCCGATCACCCGCGGGCCACGCTCGCGACCATGGCGGTCTCTCGATGACGACCCGCGCGATGATCAGCTTCAAGGGAGTCAACAAGTGGTTCGGGGCCTTCCACGTCCTGAAGGACATCGATCTAGAGATCGCGGCCGGCGAGGTCGTCGTGATCTGCGGGCCGAGCGGCTCCGGCAAGAGCACGCTCATCCGCTGCATCAATCGCCTTGAGTCCGTCCAGTCGGGGGAGATCGTGGTCGACGGCCATCGCCTGCTCGACCGGCACCTGGACGTCCCGCGGTTCCGCGCCGAGATCGGCATGGTGTTCCAGCAGTTCAACCTCTACCCGCACATGTCGGCGCTCGACAACATCACACTGGCGCCGCGGAACGTCCGGCGGCTGCCCGCCGCGCACGCGGCGAAGATCGCGCGCGATCTGCTCGCCAAGGTCGGCATCCCGGAAAAGGAAACCGCCTACCCGTCCCAGCTCTCCGGCGGTCAGCAGCAACGGGTGGCGATCGCCCGCGCGCTGGCGATGCAGCCCAAGATCATGCTCTTCGACGAGCCGACGTCCGCCCTCGACCCCGAGATGATCAACGAGGTGCTCGACGTCATGGTCGGGCTCGCGCGGGAAGGCATGACGATGGTGGTCGTCACGCACGAGATGGGATTCGCGAAGCGCGTGGCCAGCCACATCGCGTTCATGGACGAGGGGCGCATCGTCGAAGAGGCGCCCCCGGCCCGGTTCTTCGAGCATCCCGCGAGCGACCGCGCGCGGCTCTTCCTCAGCAAGATCCTGAGCCACTGACGGCGGCGCGAGGGCGTCACGGGCTGCCGTCGCCGTCCCGGCGCGCTCGCGCTCGCTCCCGGGCAGTATCCGATCCGCGACATTGACGTGGGTGGGCGCGGTCCCAACAACGCGGCGTGCTCGCGCGTGTGCTCTCGGCGGCGCTGGTCGGTGTGGAGGCGGCCCTCGTGCGCGTAGGTCTCGATCTCGCCGCGTGCCGCCACCGTCGCTTCAGCGCTTGAACAGGCCCATCAACGACGCCTTGGTCAGCGTGTTGAAGTTCAGGTAGAAGCTCACGACCGCGGCCGAGGTGTCGGCCGTGACGGGCAGGGTGTCCATCGACACGGCGAACACGGTGAAGAGGTAGCGGTGCGGATGGTCGCCCGGCGGCGGGCACGGCCCGCCATAGCTGGGCCGGCCGAAGTCGGTTCGCACCTGCAGCGCGCCCGCCGGTAGCTTGCCGCTCGCGGGGTTGCCGGCGTCGAGCGGTAGCTCCGTCACGCCCGGCGGAATGTTGACGACGACCCAGTGAGCGTAGATAACATAAACCCGTTCTCAGACATGGCCCGCCTCGCCCGAGGGTCCTCCCTCGGGGCCTGCCTTGTCACAGCGCGGATAAACCTCCTCCCACCTCGCGCCGATCCTGCCAGAGCGGGGATCAGCGGTCAAATCGGGGTCTTGAATCACAGGGTGGGCGCCCTCCACGGGACCATCAGGCACCAGCAGGGCAGACGTCCGCGGCTGCCCGGACCCACGGCACCGTCTAGACAGTCACGCCGGGAAGTGCCGGCTGCTCGGCGCCTGCCGCAGTCAGGGGCAACGGGGACCGTGGATCCTCCCGCGCACCGGGCAGCCCGAGATGAGCGAGGATCCGCTGAATCACGGCGGGGTCGTCGATCGTGGCGATCAGCTGCATCCGCCCGGCGCAGCGCGGACAGCGCAGGACGTCCAGGTCGACGGCCCGGCGCATCAGCAGAGCCCACGTCCAGGAGCGGGGCCTGGGTGCGCCCGCGCCCCCCGTGCGGGGATCCGCCGCCCGGTCACGCTCCGTGCAGCGATAGGCGACGACGGCCGGACGCCAGCGCGCGCGGGGGGCCAGCACCCCGTGAGAGAGCCCCAGGTTGATCGCGGGCCGCGGCGTCAAGGCCGCCAGCTTCTCCAGGAACTCCACCGGCCCGAAGAGCAGCTAGGCTGTCCCATCGCTCCAGGGGCGCTTGAGCTCGAGCATCTTCCCCCAGCATTCGGTGTGCACTGGACACTCACGACGAGCAATATTATCGCTTGACGATATCGACCCTTGGAAATACACTCTCGAGTCACGAAATGCTG belongs to Candidatus Rokuibacteriota bacterium and includes:
- a CDS encoding ketopantoate reductase C-terminal domain-containing protein, with translation MKGRRTEINYLNGYVSEQGRQVGVKTPFNDKIVELVNAPGVGLLKPDPKNLDPLWALVPQ
- a CDS encoding amino acid ABC transporter permease, with product MKAYEFHFVEVWKALPYLTEGAALTIGISFLAMLLGLVVGLALALTSQGSLRVGRWAVSVYVEIFRNTPLLIQIFFIYFGLPLVLVKLPAFASGLLALTLYSAAYNAEVFRAGLEAVPRGQREAARSTGLTVWQEARHVIVPQALRISFPALGNNLVSLVKNSSLVSAIGMVELMFVANDISFNNFRSFEVYGAAVVYYMVIILLLSRGLALVEHRLQKSLA
- a CDS encoding amino acid ABC transporter permease; the protein is MRWQVILQSLPYLLEGVRATLLLSGTVLVTGTVLGLTWGLLRVFPVIALQRFMTGVVEGVRSVPLLLQMFFIFFGLPALGVQTPVFLSAVLAMTLWMGANLAEVIRGAIESIPRGQLEAGVSTGLTYAQAMRSIILPQALRRMLPPFVGLCTILIKDTSIAAIIGVFELTRAAQETIERTFRTFELYFVVLVMYFLICFPLTSLSRSLERRLGGPDHPRATLATMAVSR
- a CDS encoding CBS domain-containing protein, which translates into the protein MEESRKLKEDLVTARELMTENPATLTAQASLAEAWDLMRELEIRHVPVIQDGALVGMLSDRDLARVDIASLLMAEGAGAAGQDLGTPIAGLMSTDVIFVQPETELSDVIDLLVESRVGALPVIDPDTRAVVGIVSYIDVLRALRDQLEEQ
- a CDS encoding transporter substrate-binding domain-containing protein produces the protein MPTDCRWFSRVPALAALVALAGALLLPPAGETQSTLGEIKKRDKMIVGVKTDFPPFGSVDASGKNTGFDIDVAYELGKAMLGNPSKVELVSVTSGNRIPYLQSGKIDIIVATVTINDERKKVVEFSEPYFLSGALILVPKASPINDVKDLNGKKAAIIQGAITDADLAELAPQATRLKYGKVTEAVLAVKAGHADAFVQDDILILKLAKENPDMRAAGKPFYPRGYGIAVRKGDVEFINWVNTQLKRMRADGTYERIWKKHLTEFEASLVKP
- a CDS encoding aminotransferase class III-fold pyridoxal phosphate-dependent enzyme, encoding MSLRSRFERQFASSEKLSARAQAVIPGGITHDGRFMRPFPPYFSRALGSRKWDVDGREYIDYWMGHGALILGHGYPAVVKALRDHAELGLHYGGCHEFEVQWAELVCRLVPCADQVRFTNSGSEAVHLATRLARAFTGRSKIVKFAGHFHGWHDTLMLGVDLPFDTPPTIGLPEMTPQEVLLCPQGDADAFAALLARDDIAGVILEPSGASFGTIPIRPAFVKQVRQMTTERRIPLIFDEVVTGFRYAVGGAQQYYGVTPELAAFGKIVSGGLTAGAVAGRADIMGQLAYTADAERNRYRRVAHRGTFSASPIVAAAGIATLEAIADGTAIAQAAARGAALREALNATIDRHGLPMAAYGDVSSFHLCLDHHGVVASAKQFDAFAVDAAILKGAKTETVHAFRMAMLLNGVDTMRQSGLLSSAHTGSDVERTVTAFDQALTDLQNERLIG
- a CDS encoding twin-arginine translocation signal domain-containing protein codes for the protein MIDRRTFLAGTGAVLLAAPLGAEVQQAGKVWRIGY
- a CDS encoding YbhB/YbcL family Raf kinase inhibitor-like protein; its protein translation is MYAHWVVVNIPPGVTELPLDAGNPASGKLPAGALQVRTDFGRPSYGGPCPPPGDHPHRYLFTVFAVSMDTLPVTADTSAAVVSFYLNFNTLTKASLMGLFKR
- a CDS encoding amino acid ABC transporter ATP-binding protein gives rise to the protein MISFKGVNKWFGAFHVLKDIDLEIAAGEVVVICGPSGSGKSTLIRCINRLESVQSGEIVVDGHRLLDRHLDVPRFRAEIGMVFQQFNLYPHMSALDNITLAPRNVRRLPAAHAAKIARDLLAKVGIPEKETAYPSQLSGGQQQRVAIARALAMQPKIMLFDEPTSALDPEMINEVLDVMVGLAREGMTMVVVTHEMGFAKRVASHIAFMDEGRIVEEAPPARFFEHPASDRARLFLSKILSH